GCTGATGATTGATTTTACGGAAGATGCCAAAAAAAGAAGGCTATTTTCCGTACGGTATACGGCCATTAATATAGCGGCTGTTATGGGACCGTTGCTCGGTGTCTGGGTCGCAAGTTTATCAAGTCCGGCGACACCGTTTATGATTACCGGCATTATGTATGCGCTGTATGGCATCTTTTTACTTATCGTATTAAACCGTTATGAAATGAAGCAAAAAAGGCTTAAGTCAGATCATCAAATCCGGTCGGTATTACAAGCGGTGTTCCATGATCAGAAGCTGCTGCTGTTTATCGCAGGGGGCATTTTGATCACGGTTGGATATTCCCAGTTCAACTCGACACTCCCACAGTTCATTAATATGAATGTGGAGGATGGGGTGAAGCTATTTTCCTATGTGATTGTCGCAAACTCCATTACAGTACTGGCATTTCAGCTGCCTTTAACCGTATTAAGCGAGAGAATTTCAATATACAGTTCGCTGAAAATCGGTGTCGTCATTTTTGCGGTCGGATTATTTCTGTTTGGTGTTTCCGACAGTTCTTGGATGTTCATTGCGAGTATGATTGTGTTCTCGGTCGGTGAGATTTTCTGTTTTCCGATGATGAATGCAGTTATTGAGGAAATTGCACCTGAGGATCAGAAGGGGACGTATCTTGGTGCGTCACAGTTTAAAAATATAGGAGGTTTTCTCGGACCGATTATCGGTGGATGGCTGTTAACGGTTTATATCGATTATATGTTTGCGACGATTTCATTAATCATGCTTTGCAGTATTTTTATATATAACCGAGCGCAAAGGCTGACGTGAATTGTGAACGATCGGTAAGTAATAAACCGAAAGAGCTGCACATAAAGTGAAGCAGGCTTCATTAATGAAAAAACTTGATTAATAGAACTTCATTAAGTACAATGAACACTTTGAATACATATGAAGTGCGCGGTAATTTCCGCTAAAAGACTTTACAACAAAGAGGTGACATCATGAAAGGTCGAACGCATTTAACAATTGGTTTAGGAATCGGTGCAGTGGCATCTGTCAGCCAGGCACCTGAGATGATTCCGGTTGTTTTAGCTGTATCCGCGGTAGCTTCACTTGCGCCGGATTTGGATGGGAACAATCTGTTGAATAAACATGTAACAAAAACCGCGAAACAAATAAAAAAGGGCGGACAAATGGTCGGCGGAATTATAATGATTCTATCGTTGGCAGCCTACTTAAATCTTTTGCCTTTTCTGGATGGTGAATGGTTTACGCAGCAAAATAAGCTGCTGTTTTTAGCGTTGGGTGCTATTATTATCGCAATGTCCATGAGAAGTCAGGAAACGCTGAAAAATATTTTAATGACGGTTTTAAGTTTATTTCTTCTGTACTATGCAGTTACCGATGAACTATGGTGGCTCGTACTGTTTGCTG
This genomic window from Solibacillus sp. FSL R5-0449 contains:
- a CDS encoding metal-dependent hydrolase; this encodes MKGRTHLTIGLGIGAVASVSQAPEMIPVVLAVSAVASLAPDLDGNNLLNKHVTKTAKQIKKGGQMVGGIIMILSLAAYLNLLPFLDGEWFTQQNKLLFLALGAIIIAMSMRSQETLKNILMTVLSLFLLYYAVTDELWWLVLFAVYIGAAGWFPHRGFTHTIWAVVFWAYMSHLLEVSTGAENLAIISTMAYLSHILGDMMTKKGVKFLAPITNKVFKIRI
- a CDS encoding MFS transporter yields the protein MARIFNYFHPLVWIILSGTIFVRTASFMAIPFLALYLHNELQASPLLIGVTIGIAPLFSTFGGLIGGYLTDRFGRKAVIIITVFIWSLTFVGFALAPSAVYFVVLNAVNGLCRSFFEPGTQALMIDFTEDAKKRRLFSVRYTAINIAAVMGPLLGVWVASLSSPATPFMITGIMYALYGIFLLIVLNRYEMKQKRLKSDHQIRSVLQAVFHDQKLLLFIAGGILITVGYSQFNSTLPQFINMNVEDGVKLFSYVIVANSITVLAFQLPLTVLSERISIYSSLKIGVVIFAVGLFLFGVSDSSWMFIASMIVFSVGEIFCFPMMNAVIEEIAPEDQKGTYLGASQFKNIGGFLGPIIGGWLLTVYIDYMFATISLIMLCSIFIYNRAQRLT